The proteins below come from a single Cupriavidus pauculus genomic window:
- a CDS encoding DMT family transporter gives MYLPQLAFAALGLIWGTNFLFMKWASASLSPAQIVFLRVLCGFLPLLLSALAKGALRWRDLRHAHHFVVMSLLATVIYYYAFAKGTGLLASGAAGMLSGAIPLVSAVCAWLLLRDERPTPRMGIGLVCGFAGVLLIAQPWRVSGDGVSLAGVGSMLLGCLSVGCSFVYARRYLSGTGMSPLALSTWQIGIALVIVAALTDFRGMGRIAEDPRALAGIVLGLGICGTGIAYLLYYYIVGRLGALTAAGVTYIPPVVALSMGTWIAGETLRPFDIVAAACILGGVYLLQAQIPVKRRQLAEANRR, from the coding sequence ATGTACCTTCCTCAACTTGCCTTCGCGGCACTCGGCCTGATCTGGGGCACCAACTTCCTGTTCATGAAGTGGGCCAGTGCGAGCCTGTCTCCCGCACAGATCGTGTTCCTGCGTGTGCTTTGCGGCTTTCTGCCGCTGCTGCTGTCCGCGCTGGCGAAAGGCGCGCTGCGCTGGCGGGATCTGCGCCATGCGCACCACTTCGTCGTGATGTCGCTGCTGGCCACGGTCATCTATTACTACGCGTTCGCCAAGGGCACGGGCCTGCTGGCTTCGGGCGCGGCCGGCATGCTCAGCGGCGCGATTCCGCTGGTGTCAGCGGTCTGCGCGTGGCTGCTGCTCCGGGACGAGCGGCCCACGCCCCGCATGGGGATAGGGCTCGTGTGCGGCTTCGCTGGCGTACTGCTGATTGCCCAGCCATGGCGGGTGAGCGGCGATGGCGTCAGCCTTGCTGGCGTCGGCAGCATGCTGCTCGGATGCCTGAGCGTCGGTTGTTCGTTCGTCTATGCCCGCCGGTATCTGTCTGGCACCGGCATGTCGCCGCTCGCGCTTTCCACATGGCAGATCGGCATTGCGCTGGTCATCGTGGCCGCGTTGACCGATTTCCGCGGCATGGGGCGCATCGCGGAAGACCCGCGCGCGCTTGCCGGGATCGTCCTGGGGCTGGGCATATGCGGCACGGGCATCGCCTATCTGCTCTACTACTACATCGTGGGCCGGCTGGGCGCGCTGACCGCCGCCGGCGTAACCTATATCCCACCCGTGGTGGCACTGTCGATGGGCACGTGGATCGCGGGCGAGACGCTGCGGCCGTTCGATATCGTTGCCGCCGCGTGCATCCTCGGGGGCGTTTATCTGCTTCAGGCGCAAATTCCTGTGAAACGTCGACAGTTGGCGGAGGCAAATCGGCGATAG
- a CDS encoding Bug family tripartite tricarboxylate transporter substrate binding protein has translation MSNQRRSFLRAMAAFGVGAGGSAVLPRMAWAEKAVEYPTGPVNVVIPFTAGGSTDYMGRMIMTDVGTRFGGKFIPENKPGASGSIGTSGVLRAQPDGHSLLYTTAAFLTNLLLYKNLPYDPIADFTPIARTVGLPLVLIVGKQTGVTSVPGLIDYLKRNQQAASYGSYGIGTSSHVSASIFLKKVGLSSIVHVPYKDNRITSDLVEGRLTFMLEAWSVAAPMVQAGRAVALAVTSDQPLPFSPQLPTIQSAIREKYNLVSWHAVFARKKTPEDILDLLNKEINVSLAKERIQKATNDMGFLKYPPLTRPALTSFLADELPRWKALMTEAGVQMI, from the coding sequence GTGAGTAATCAGCGTCGCAGTTTCTTGCGTGCGATGGCCGCATTCGGCGTCGGTGCCGGTGGGTCGGCAGTCCTGCCGCGGATGGCCTGGGCCGAAAAGGCCGTCGAGTATCCGACCGGCCCGGTCAATGTGGTCATCCCGTTCACGGCGGGCGGCAGCACCGACTATATGGGCCGCATGATCATGACGGATGTCGGCACGCGCTTCGGGGGCAAGTTCATTCCCGAGAACAAGCCGGGCGCGAGCGGCAGTATCGGCACGTCCGGCGTGCTGCGCGCGCAGCCGGATGGGCATTCGCTGCTGTACACCACGGCCGCGTTCCTGACGAACCTGTTGCTGTACAAGAACCTGCCGTACGACCCGATCGCGGATTTCACGCCGATCGCGCGTACCGTCGGTTTGCCGCTGGTGCTGATCGTCGGCAAGCAGACGGGCGTCACGAGCGTTCCGGGCCTTATCGACTACCTGAAGCGCAACCAGCAGGCGGCGTCTTACGGCAGCTACGGCATCGGCACGTCGTCGCACGTGTCGGCCTCCATCTTCCTCAAGAAGGTCGGGCTGTCGTCGATCGTGCACGTTCCGTACAAGGACAACCGCATTACGAGCGATCTCGTCGAGGGCCGTCTGACGTTCATGCTGGAAGCGTGGTCGGTGGCGGCACCGATGGTGCAGGCAGGACGTGCCGTGGCGCTCGCCGTCACGAGCGACCAGCCGCTGCCGTTCTCGCCGCAGTTGCCGACGATCCAGAGCGCCATTCGCGAGAAGTACAACCTCGTGTCGTGGCACGCGGTGTTCGCCCGGAAGAAGACGCCGGAAGACATCCTCGACCTGCTCAACAAGGAGATCAACGTCTCGCTGGCCAAGGAACGCATTCAGAAGGCCACGAACGACATGGGCTTCCTGAAGTACCCGCCGCTGACGCGTCCCGCGCTGACGTCGTTCCTGGCGGACGAGCTGCCTCGCTGGAAGGCGCTGATGACGGAAGCCGGCGTGCAGATGATTTGA
- a CDS encoding hydantoinase B/oxoprolinase family protein: MKLTRATLQILADYCAAATEVMAYTVMRTAHSSFVKETEDFTTQLVTPGGETFASPKGLGATWYTGINYSGVLPLVKDYREGDICLTNDPYSGFVATHTPDIHMWKPVFHEGELVCFVAGHVHNTDVGGAVPASLSRSLNEVHQEGIRIPPTKLVEGGKFNDDVLNILLLNVRTPDQNWGDLKAHIAAMNSGERRIHEIIRRFGVDVFKAAQGELLDYAESQAREVVRGIPDGEYFFADYADEDSVNGYPCRIAVTLTVKGDALTMDFTGSDPQLASSLNMPTGGHPQHALVTPALIYTLATLNEHLVLNAGTSRVVNSILPRGTVMNAEAPAACGMRSLTVAVSQLAVLGAFQQALPERLAAAPAGSASLMNVKTNDRRGRLIMASIGPISGGGGGSVSDDGAEGSGGNRSFLKNTPVEMIETEVPIKVMKYGLVRDSGGAGRYRGGLGMVMEFKVFSPNSVVTARNRNRTRFSTWGVLGGNAGGNSQFLRNPGQPNEVDLVNSDVVSCMPGDVLRIIGPGGGGYGDPFERCVHSVARDVAAGFVSREAARSVYGVSLTDDLSVNETETRVLRAARPLWKDGAHFSYGEKRDAFEAVWTRSRYDALTKILAQVPITWRHYVKNSIFATIGEEIGDAGPAKVNAAYTELAERHSDLPTLTF; encoded by the coding sequence ATGAAACTCACTCGAGCAACGCTTCAGATTCTCGCCGACTACTGCGCGGCGGCGACCGAGGTGATGGCGTACACGGTGATGCGCACCGCGCACTCCTCGTTCGTCAAGGAAACGGAAGACTTCACGACGCAACTGGTGACCCCTGGCGGCGAGACGTTCGCATCGCCCAAGGGCCTTGGCGCGACGTGGTACACGGGCATCAACTACTCGGGCGTGCTGCCGCTGGTGAAGGACTACCGCGAAGGGGACATCTGCCTGACCAACGACCCGTATAGCGGTTTCGTTGCCACGCATACGCCGGACATCCATATGTGGAAGCCGGTGTTCCACGAAGGGGAACTGGTCTGCTTCGTGGCCGGCCACGTGCACAACACCGACGTGGGCGGCGCGGTGCCCGCATCGCTGTCGCGCTCGTTGAACGAAGTGCATCAGGAAGGCATCCGCATTCCGCCGACCAAGCTCGTCGAAGGCGGCAAGTTCAACGACGACGTGCTGAACATCCTGCTGCTGAACGTGCGCACGCCCGATCAGAACTGGGGCGACCTGAAGGCGCATATCGCCGCGATGAACTCGGGCGAGCGTCGTATCCACGAGATCATTCGCCGCTTTGGCGTGGACGTGTTCAAGGCCGCGCAGGGCGAACTGCTCGACTACGCCGAAAGCCAGGCGCGTGAAGTCGTGCGCGGCATTCCCGATGGCGAGTACTTCTTCGCGGACTATGCCGACGAGGACTCCGTCAACGGCTACCCGTGCCGGATCGCGGTGACCCTCACGGTCAAGGGCGATGCGCTGACGATGGACTTCACGGGCAGCGATCCTCAACTGGCCTCGTCGCTGAACATGCCCACCGGCGGTCACCCGCAGCACGCGCTGGTCACGCCCGCGTTGATCTACACGCTGGCCACGCTGAACGAGCACCTCGTGCTCAACGCCGGTACGTCGCGTGTGGTGAACTCGATCCTGCCGCGCGGGACCGTGATGAACGCGGAAGCGCCCGCCGCCTGCGGCATGCGCAGCCTGACCGTGGCCGTGTCGCAGCTGGCCGTGCTGGGCGCGTTCCAGCAGGCGCTGCCCGAGCGCCTGGCGGCCGCACCGGCCGGCAGCGCATCGCTGATGAACGTGAAGACCAACGATCGCCGCGGCCGCCTGATCATGGCGTCCATCGGCCCGATCAGCGGCGGCGGTGGCGGCTCGGTGTCGGACGACGGCGCCGAAGGCAGCGGCGGCAACCGTTCGTTCCTGAAGAACACGCCTGTGGAGATGATCGAGACCGAGGTGCCGATCAAGGTCATGAAGTACGGCCTGGTGCGGGACTCCGGCGGCGCGGGCCGCTATCGTGGCGGCCTCGGCATGGTCATGGAGTTCAAGGTGTTCTCGCCGAACTCCGTGGTGACCGCGCGTAACCGCAACCGCACGCGCTTCAGCACGTGGGGCGTGCTCGGCGGCAACGCGGGTGGCAATTCGCAGTTCCTGCGCAATCCGGGCCAGCCGAACGAGGTCGACCTCGTGAACTCGGATGTGGTGAGCTGCATGCCCGGCGATGTGCTGCGCATCATCGGCCCGGGCGGCGGCGGCTACGGCGACCCGTTCGAGCGCTGCGTGCATTCCGTGGCACGCGACGTGGCTGCGGGCTTCGTGAGCCGCGAGGCGGCGCGATCGGTCTACGGGGTGTCGCTGACCGACGACCTGTCGGTGAACGAAACCGAGACGCGTGTGCTGCGCGCCGCCCGCCCGCTCTGGAAGGACGGTGCCCACTTCAGCTATGGCGAGAAACGCGATGCGTTCGAAGCGGTCTGGACGCGCAGCCGCTACGATGCATTGACGAAGATCCTTGCGCAGGTGCCCATCACGTGGCGCCACTACGTCAAGAATTCGATCTTCGCCACAATCGGCGAAGAGATCGGCGATGCCGGTCCCGCCAAGGTCAATGCGGCCTATACCGAACTGGCGGAGCGCCATTCGGATCTGCCGACGCTAACGTTCTAG
- a CDS encoding MFS transporter, with product MPSTHPTASSTALSNAAAPHAATHAAAMRPTNVRWRIFLIMLLLTAINYIDRASLSVALPLIAPEFNLTPAIEGLMLSAFFWSYALMQIPAGMMLDRYHTRGIIATATIAWGAFQALAAASHNWIILLLTRMGLGVSESPIMPSGAKLIGSWLTPHERGRGAVLVDGGAPLGSAFGAIIIAGLISWLGSWRIAFVIAGIGTMLAGLLAWRYIRNHPSEHPDVNAAELEHIARGNATDNHAAAEKIPMRELIRDRSVLAMFAGYSCILAVFYGLLTWMPSYLHKAHGFNIAAMGGATFLIFMSGFVGELIGGYIGDKWKASGASPNLVMRTMFSGSSLVAAACILAAAYIADSAVVVALLCVALFFIRFCGMYWSLPAVIGGPARAGVLGGTMNFCGNMAGVVVPILIGVIVQWSGSYFLALLFFVAMAVGIAVFSSMIDYRPRSPGGQA from the coding sequence ATGCCATCGACGCATCCCACCGCCTCTTCGACCGCACTCTCGAATGCGGCCGCACCCCACGCCGCAACCCACGCCGCCGCCATGCGGCCCACCAACGTGCGCTGGCGCATTTTCCTGATCATGCTGCTGCTGACCGCGATCAACTACATCGACCGCGCGTCGCTGTCCGTCGCGCTGCCGCTGATCGCTCCCGAGTTCAACCTCACGCCCGCCATCGAGGGCCTGATGCTCAGCGCGTTCTTCTGGTCCTACGCGCTCATGCAGATTCCCGCCGGCATGATGCTGGACCGCTACCATACGCGCGGCATCATCGCCACCGCGACCATCGCCTGGGGCGCCTTCCAGGCCCTTGCCGCGGCCTCGCACAACTGGATCATCCTGCTGCTGACGCGCATGGGCCTGGGCGTGTCGGAGTCGCCGATCATGCCGTCCGGCGCCAAGCTGATCGGCTCGTGGCTCACGCCGCACGAGCGCGGCCGCGGCGCGGTGCTCGTCGATGGCGGCGCCCCGCTGGGCAGCGCGTTCGGCGCCATCATCATCGCGGGCCTGATCTCGTGGCTGGGTTCGTGGCGCATCGCGTTCGTCATCGCCGGCATCGGTACGATGCTCGCCGGCCTGCTGGCCTGGCGCTATATCCGCAACCATCCGTCGGAGCATCCGGACGTCAATGCGGCCGAGCTCGAGCATATCGCGCGCGGCAACGCCACGGACAACCACGCCGCGGCAGAGAAGATTCCGATGCGCGAACTCATCCGCGACCGCTCGGTGCTCGCGATGTTCGCCGGCTACAGCTGCATCCTTGCCGTGTTCTACGGCCTGCTGACATGGATGCCGAGCTACCTGCACAAGGCGCACGGCTTCAATATCGCCGCGATGGGCGGCGCCACGTTCCTGATCTTCATGTCGGGTTTCGTCGGCGAACTGATCGGCGGCTATATCGGCGACAAGTGGAAGGCATCGGGCGCCTCGCCGAACCTCGTCATGCGCACGATGTTCAGCGGCTCGTCGCTGGTGGCCGCCGCCTGCATTCTCGCGGCCGCCTATATCGCCGACTCGGCGGTAGTGGTCGCCCTGCTGTGCGTGGCACTGTTCTTTATTCGATTCTGCGGCATGTACTGGAGCCTGCCGGCCGTCATCGGCGGCCCGGCGCGCGCCGGCGTGCTCGGCGGCACCATGAACTTCTGCGGCAACATGGCCGGCGTGGTGGTGCCGATCCTGATCGGGGTCATCGTCCAGTGGTCGGGCTCGTACTTCCTCGCGCTGCTGTTCTTCGTGGCCATGGCCGTCGGCATCGCGGTGTTTTCCAGCATGATCGACTATCGACCGCGTTCGCCAGGAGGTCAGGCATAA
- a CDS encoding LysR substrate-binding domain-containing protein has protein sequence MSAMPPLKAVIAFESAMRHASFSTAAEELGVTPGAVGQQVRKLEDWLGVALFLRQTRQIVPTPEAMTYMAQIQPALSEIVHASRRMRERRHNAVRLSMPPSFAAKWFAPRMADFLQHHPGIALSLSTSTTLVDFEHEGIDLAVRHFGGDDSRLAVQLLHADEARAYCTPAYARKWKLKGPDDLQSATLLHNTLHPHWAAWLARYSGLSARRIQSVAGIQFDQSLMAIDAAVRGQGVVLTSPILVENEVSGGLLVEPFGKGLPLPNGYYLVHPRAAPLHDGAAALSQWFLAQRQRAP, from the coding sequence ATGAGCGCCATGCCTCCTTTGAAAGCCGTCATTGCATTCGAATCCGCAATGCGACATGCGAGTTTTTCTACGGCGGCGGAAGAGCTCGGGGTAACGCCGGGCGCGGTGGGCCAGCAGGTGCGCAAGCTGGAGGACTGGCTCGGCGTGGCATTGTTCCTGCGGCAGACAAGGCAGATCGTGCCCACGCCCGAAGCCATGACGTATATGGCGCAGATACAGCCAGCGCTATCGGAAATCGTGCACGCCAGCCGGCGCATGCGGGAACGCCGGCACAACGCCGTGCGACTGTCCATGCCACCGAGTTTCGCCGCCAAATGGTTCGCGCCACGGATGGCGGACTTTCTGCAGCATCACCCTGGCATCGCGCTAAGTCTCAGCACGTCCACCACGCTGGTGGACTTCGAGCACGAAGGCATCGATCTCGCCGTGCGCCATTTCGGCGGCGACGATTCTCGGCTGGCCGTCCAGCTGCTCCATGCCGATGAAGCGCGTGCCTACTGCACTCCCGCGTACGCGCGAAAGTGGAAGCTCAAGGGGCCCGACGATCTGCAATCGGCAACCCTGCTGCACAACACGCTGCACCCGCACTGGGCCGCCTGGCTCGCGCGCTATAGCGGACTGAGCGCACGCCGCATCCAGTCCGTCGCCGGTATTCAGTTCGACCAGTCGCTGATGGCCATCGACGCCGCGGTACGCGGTCAAGGGGTCGTGCTGACGAGTCCGATCCTCGTGGAGAACGAAGTATCGGGCGGGTTGCTGGTGGAGCCGTTCGGCAAGGGCCTGCCGCTGCCGAACGGCTATTACCTCGTCCATCCGCGCGCCGCGCCATTGCACGATGGCGCGGCCGCGCTCAGCCAGTGGTTTCTGGCACAACGACAGCGCGCGCCGTGA
- a CDS encoding DUF4148 domain-containing protein, whose translation MKRLISVTLLASALAPVAALAAEPAYQGAPRGLTREEVRADLEAWEKAGLRNRYRGDGAPAFFDPSLQKQLAEYQRLRATTVPAAAPPSSGGG comes from the coding sequence ATGAAGCGCCTGATATCTGTCACGTTGCTGGCTAGCGCGCTGGCACCGGTTGCCGCCCTGGCCGCCGAACCCGCGTACCAGGGGGCGCCGCGCGGGCTCACGCGCGAGGAAGTGCGCGCCGATCTCGAGGCGTGGGAGAAGGCAGGGCTCCGCAACCGCTACAGGGGCGACGGCGCGCCGGCGTTCTTCGATCCCTCGTTGCAGAAGCAGCTGGCCGAATACCAGCGGCTGCGCGCGACGACGGTGCCCGCGGCGGCACCGCCCTCGTCGGGCGGCGGCTGA
- a CDS encoding hydantoinase/oxoprolinase family protein — MGYRIGVDIGGSFTDFAVLNEETLQVQALKVFSRPDEPGAEVITGVKTLTERYGIDPAEVTYFTHGTTVGVNAVIQRKGLKLALFTTEGFCDVLELGRLKLPSMFNLLSKRPAPLVPREMVFGIKERLFRDGAVDEPLDLDSVAEALALAKKAGAEGVVVSFLHSYRNAAHEQAACDLIKSLAPEMPVFSSAKIWPIVREFERTTTAIINGYVQPRVEHYLSSFQKALKQAGVQPEPRVTKSNGGVMTAEQAKRECVQMILSGTASGVIGAAFVAKECDVPECMSLDIGGTSADVALIVNGQPQYGIGEYIGEHQIFIPSVSVTSIGDGGGSIAWVDSLGVLKVGPDSAGSSPGPACFGRGGERPTITDAFAVCGIVGQGEIGFNAVKVDIERARTAVGTLATVLNQTVEETAEAIINIAVSGMFAKVSGLVTRFGVDPRSMAMLPFGGAGPMMGALLARELEMTEIIVPLVPGVLSAMGGLIADLKNDFIKTVYEDLEPETVKILQDEYRRLRRTAVNWLREEQDYRGEEQYVYTADMRYRGQSYEIEATIDEKAIETGDYEAIRQAFHDAHEKLYGHSDPEASIQIVSLRLVVSGKTPQPNMPRIDEGTGSPDPVKTVEVWSDGARRKTPVYRRAQLLANQTFAGPAIVTQDDTTTFVPQRMQVRVDAFGNLRITSNPAQQD, encoded by the coding sequence ATGGGTTATCGAATTGGTGTGGATATTGGTGGCTCGTTCACCGATTTTGCGGTACTGAACGAGGAAACGCTTCAGGTGCAGGCGCTGAAGGTGTTCTCCCGTCCGGACGAGCCGGGCGCGGAAGTGATCACCGGCGTCAAGACGCTGACCGAGCGTTATGGCATCGATCCCGCGGAAGTCACCTACTTCACGCACGGCACGACGGTCGGCGTGAACGCCGTTATCCAGCGCAAGGGCCTCAAGCTCGCGCTGTTCACGACGGAAGGCTTCTGCGACGTGCTGGAACTGGGCCGCCTGAAGCTGCCGAGCATGTTCAATCTGCTGTCGAAGCGCCCCGCGCCGCTGGTGCCGCGCGAGATGGTGTTCGGCATCAAGGAACGCCTGTTCCGCGATGGCGCCGTCGATGAGCCGCTGGACCTCGACAGCGTGGCGGAAGCGCTTGCGCTGGCGAAGAAGGCCGGTGCCGAAGGCGTGGTCGTCTCGTTCCTGCACTCGTATCGCAATGCCGCGCACGAGCAGGCCGCGTGCGACCTGATCAAGAGCCTCGCGCCGGAAATGCCCGTGTTCAGCTCGGCAAAGATCTGGCCGATCGTGCGCGAGTTCGAGCGCACCACCACTGCCATCATCAACGGCTACGTGCAGCCGCGCGTCGAGCACTACCTGTCGTCGTTCCAGAAGGCCCTGAAGCAGGCCGGCGTGCAGCCCGAGCCGCGCGTGACCAAGTCCAACGGCGGCGTGATGACGGCCGAGCAGGCCAAGCGCGAATGCGTGCAGATGATCCTGTCGGGCACGGCGTCCGGCGTGATCGGCGCCGCGTTCGTGGCGAAGGAATGCGACGTGCCCGAGTGCATGAGCCTCGATATCGGCGGCACCAGCGCGGACGTGGCGCTGATCGTGAACGGCCAGCCGCAGTACGGCATCGGCGAGTACATCGGCGAGCACCAGATCTTTATCCCGTCGGTGTCCGTGACGTCGATCGGCGACGGCGGCGGCTCCATCGCCTGGGTGGACTCGCTCGGCGTGCTCAAGGTGGGTCCGGATAGCGCGGGCTCGAGCCCCGGCCCGGCGTGCTTCGGCCGCGGCGGCGAGCGCCCGACCATCACCGACGCGTTCGCGGTCTGCGGCATCGTGGGCCAGGGCGAGATTGGCTTCAACGCGGTGAAGGTGGACATCGAGCGCGCGCGCACGGCCGTGGGCACGCTGGCAACGGTGCTGAACCAGACCGTGGAGGAAACGGCGGAAGCCATCATCAATATCGCGGTGTCGGGCATGTTCGCGAAGGTCAGCGGCCTGGTGACGCGCTTCGGCGTGGATCCGCGTTCGATGGCCATGCTGCCGTTCGGCGGCGCGGGCCCGATGATGGGTGCGCTGCTGGCGCGCGAACTCGAGATGACCGAGATCATCGTGCCGCTGGTGCCGGGCGTGCTGAGCGCGATGGGCGGCCTGATCGCCGACCTCAAGAACGACTTCATCAAGACGGTCTACGAGGATCTGGAGCCGGAGACCGTGAAGATCCTGCAGGACGAGTATCGCCGCTTGCGGCGCACCGCGGTGAACTGGCTGCGCGAGGAACAGGACTACCGTGGCGAGGAGCAGTACGTCTACACGGCCGACATGCGCTATCGCGGGCAGTCGTACGAGATCGAGGCGACGATCGACGAAAAGGCGATCGAGACGGGCGATTACGAAGCCATCCGCCAGGCATTCCACGACGCGCACGAGAAGCTCTACGGCCACAGCGATCCCGAGGCATCGATCCAGATCGTGAGCCTGCGTCTGGTGGTCAGCGGCAAGACGCCCCAGCCGAACATGCCCCGCATCGACGAAGGCACCGGCAGCCCCGATCCGGTCAAGACCGTCGAGGTGTGGTCGGACGGCGCGCGTCGCAAGACCCCCGTGTACCGCCGCGCGCAACTGCTCGCGAACCAGACGTTCGCGGGGCCGGCCATCGTCACGCAAGACGACACGACCACCTTCGTACCGCAGCGCATGCAAGTCCGCGTGGACGCATTCGGCAACCTGCGCATCACGTCCAACCCGGCTCAACAGGATTAA
- a CDS encoding voltage-gated chloride channel family protein: MLGYLGKWLSLASLAGLLAGAGSSALLLALDWATATRVAHPALLWLLPVAGLAVGLLYRHFGQSVEGGNNLLIDEIHDPRRVVPRRMAPLILLGTVITHLFGGSAGREGTAVQMGGSFADYLTRWFRLSHDDRRILLMGGISAGFASVFGTPLAGAVFGLEVLAIGRLRYDAILPCFVAAVVGDLVPPLMGVHHTHYAIAAVPPVAPAALGAVVVAGVVFGLAGMAFAGLTHSLSRRLNQAIAYAPLRPFLGGCVVVAAAMLLPDSGKYLGLGIPTIVDAFHQPLPAYDFAGKAAFTIVTLASGFKGGEVTPLFYIGATLGNALACLLPLPFPLLAGLGFVAVFAGAANTPIASTIMAMELFGPEVGTFAGIACVVSYLFSGHSGIYRAQRVAHAKRAPVTAERHDA; this comes from the coding sequence ATGCTCGGCTACCTCGGCAAATGGCTGTCTCTCGCCTCGCTCGCCGGCCTGCTGGCCGGCGCCGGCTCGTCCGCGCTGTTGCTGGCGCTGGACTGGGCCACGGCCACGCGCGTCGCCCACCCCGCCCTGCTCTGGCTGCTGCCCGTTGCCGGACTCGCCGTCGGCCTGCTGTACCGGCACTTCGGCCAATCGGTCGAAGGCGGCAACAATCTGCTGATCGACGAGATCCACGATCCCAGGCGCGTGGTGCCCCGGCGCATGGCGCCGCTGATCCTGCTCGGCACCGTCATCACGCACCTGTTCGGCGGGTCCGCGGGGCGCGAAGGGACGGCAGTGCAGATGGGTGGCAGCTTTGCCGACTACCTCACGCGGTGGTTCCGGCTATCGCACGACGACCGGCGCATCCTGCTCATGGGCGGCATCAGCGCGGGCTTCGCGTCGGTATTCGGCACGCCGCTCGCGGGCGCCGTGTTCGGGCTGGAAGTGCTGGCGATCGGCCGTCTGCGTTACGACGCCATCCTGCCCTGCTTCGTCGCGGCGGTGGTCGGCGATCTGGTGCCGCCGCTGATGGGCGTTCACCATACGCACTACGCGATTGCCGCCGTTCCTCCTGTCGCGCCGGCCGCGCTGGGTGCCGTCGTGGTGGCCGGCGTCGTGTTCGGTCTGGCGGGCATGGCGTTCGCCGGACTGACCCACAGCCTGTCGCGCCGCCTCAATCAGGCCATCGCCTACGCCCCGCTGCGGCCATTCCTCGGCGGCTGCGTCGTGGTGGCGGCCGCGATGCTGCTGCCGGATAGCGGCAAATATCTCGGGCTAGGTATTCCGACCATCGTCGATGCCTTCCATCAGCCGCTGCCCGCCTACGACTTCGCCGGCAAGGCCGCCTTCACGATCGTCACGCTGGCATCGGGCTTCAAGGGCGGCGAGGTGACGCCGCTGTTCTATATCGGCGCGACGCTCGGCAACGCGCTGGCGTGTCTGCTGCCGCTGCCGTTTCCGCTGCTCGCGGGCCTCGGCTTCGTCGCCGTCTTCGCCGGCGCGGCCAACACGCCGATCGCGTCCACCATCATGGCGATGGAGCTGTTCGGTCCCGAGGTCGGCACGTTCGCGGGCATCGCCTGCGTGGTGAGCTATCTGTTCTCCGGCCATTCGGGCATCTATCGCGCGCAGCGCGTGGCGCACGCCAAGCGGGCGCCGGTAACCGCGGAACGGCACGACGCCTGA
- a CDS encoding LysR substrate-binding domain-containing protein, whose translation MKRIGRRNLPAISNLIAFATTARLGSITLAAREMSLTQSAVSKQVSELESFVGLKLVERTPNGVVTTVAGKEYLRRVTRIIDDLDDATADLMAMRGEAGSLNLSVVPSFASFWLLPRLSDFAKSYPEITLNITTRTGIPDLNEEGLDVAIVTNANPPARYGSDLVMGLESYPVCAPSLLNGKGMPSLAEIAELPLLHQSLFPEAWSEFFRAQGDEATLGKCQSKGSHLGGPRYSILSLGFQAAVSGLGCALLPDYLTEQAIEQGQLVKLSDACFRPQQRYYLLYSPDRTEAPGIAAFRRWLLDAAAFQGL comes from the coding sequence ATGAAACGCATTGGCCGACGCAACCTGCCGGCAATCTCGAACCTGATCGCGTTTGCCACCACCGCCCGCCTGGGCAGCATCACGCTCGCGGCGCGCGAGATGTCCCTGACGCAGAGCGCGGTCAGCAAGCAGGTTTCGGAACTCGAATCCTTCGTCGGCCTCAAGCTTGTCGAGCGGACGCCGAACGGCGTCGTCACGACCGTCGCGGGCAAGGAATACCTGCGGCGCGTCACGCGCATCATCGACGACCTCGACGATGCCACGGCGGACCTGATGGCGATGCGCGGCGAGGCCGGCAGCCTCAACCTGTCGGTCGTCCCGTCGTTCGCGTCGTTCTGGCTGTTGCCGCGGCTGTCCGATTTCGCGAAGAGCTATCCCGAAATCACGCTGAATATCACGACGCGGACGGGCATTCCCGATCTCAACGAGGAAGGCCTCGACGTAGCCATCGTCACGAACGCGAATCCGCCCGCGCGGTATGGCAGCGATCTCGTGATGGGGCTCGAGTCGTATCCGGTCTGCGCGCCGTCGCTGCTGAATGGCAAGGGCATGCCGTCACTGGCCGAGATCGCGGAACTGCCGCTGCTGCACCAGTCGCTCTTTCCCGAGGCCTGGAGCGAGTTCTTCCGCGCGCAGGGCGACGAGGCGACCCTCGGCAAGTGCCAGAGCAAGGGGTCTCATCTCGGCGGCCCGCGCTACTCCATTCTCTCGCTGGGCTTCCAGGCCGCGGTCAGCGGCCTCGGCTGCGCGCTGCTGCCCGACTACCTCACCGAGCAGGCGATCGAGCAGGGGCAGCTGGTCAAGTTGTCGGACGCGTGCTTCCGGCCGCAGCAGCGCTACTATCTGCTCTATTCGCCAGACCGCACCGAAGCGCCCGGCATCGCCGCGTTCCGCCGCTGGCTCCTCGACGCGGCCGCATTCCAGGGGCTCTGA